The following nucleotide sequence is from candidate division KSB1 bacterium.
GCCCAAGGAGAAACAACTGAAACTTAATTTAGCGGTGACCATTACCGACCAAGGGTTTTATATTTCGAGTTCGTCCGCGGTTATGCAGAAGAAGAAAAAGGGACCTTCGATCCCGAAAGTGAACGGCGAATACGATTACGATCTCTTAGCCAAAACACTTTATTCAATTAAGAAGAAAGCCACCGGGCGCTTTAAGGATACCAACGCCATCGTTATCCAGGCTGAACCGAAAGTAGATTACCAGACTTTGGTTAGCACCATGGATGCTACCCGTTCAATTAAAGTGGACAATAACCGCGTCTTGTTGTTCCCGGAAGTGTCGATCAGCGCTTTAATTCTATAGAATATTTTGGATAATTCAAACACGGAAAAATTCAATATGGAGATAAAATGGCCTACATACCATCGCGAATAAAGAGGCATAAGACTTCAGTGGAAGGAAAGCTGAATCTCACATCCATGATGGATATGTTTACAATCATACTAGTTTTTCTTCTGAAAACCTATGCCACGGAAGGCCATCTCATTCAACCGACTGAATCTCTTACGCTCCCCAAGTCGACGATCCAAACACCCTCGGAAACGGCTCTGGATTTGGTCGTTTCCAAAGAAATGGTCATGCTAAACGATAAACCGATTGTTGACCTGAAATCTGTAAAACAAGGGAAGGGATACATTATTCAGTCCCTGCGAGACGAGCTTTTGTTTCACGCGCAGGAAGCCAGGAAAATGGAAGTGCAGTACGGCGTGCCATTTTCAGGTAAAGTTACCATCCAGGGCGATAAAGATATGGAATATAAAGACCTGGTAAAAGTGATGGCGACCTGTGGCGCTTCGGAATATCCGAACATGAGGTTGGTTGTTTACCAGAAGGAAGGATAGGTTCTCATCTTCCCGCGGAAGCCGGGATGAGGGCACATTGTTATTTGGACTAAACACGGAAGTTAACAAAAGGACCAGAAAAAATTATGGAAATGCAAGACCACAAAATTATGGATACGCAAGACCACGATCCAAGAGAAGACGACTTTGACGACAGCATAGTCGACGATGTTATTGATTCCGATGCAATGGAAGTGCCAGCGGAATTTCGCTTGGGTTTTTGGGACTCTATGGACAAGCGCTTTATTTCCGTTTTAATCGGTTCAATTGTTTTTCACATTACATTTGTCACATACTTCTTATTGAATCCACTGCCGGAAGAGCAGGCAATGATGAGAGTTGCGAAGATTCAAGCACAGTTGGCAAAAAGGATATATGAACGTGAGCTGGAATTAGAAGCCACGCGAGCCAAACTTGCGATGAACCAGCCGCAGGGCGATAAACCAAAGCCCGAGGCAAAAAAACCAAAAACAGACAAACCAAAAACAGACAAACCTAAATCGGATAAAACCGCGGTTAAAAAAGGCACGAAGACAAAAAAGGCCAAATCGCCACCCCGCAAGTCACGGCAGCAACGCCGGGGTTCACGCGGAAAATCCCGCCAGCAGATTGCTAATGCAGTCAGCTCGAAAGGTGTTCTGGCGCTTTTAACCAGTTCCAGCACCGTGGCCAGGGGCAGCGAAGTTGCAGACATTTTAACCGGAAAGAATCATCTCCAGAAAGATCTGGATAAAGCCATCTCCGGTTTGTCGGGACTTCGAACCGGCACTAGTGGGACGACCAAAGCAACCAATGTGAAAGGCGGTCGTTCACAGGGTGGCGGCGGCATCGATGATCTCGTCTCCGATTTAAGTGATACCGACGGCGGCTCTTTTGAGCGCACGGGTGATTTGGTTTCTGTCGGCGAGTCCACCCTGGTTGGCGGCGGCGATGGCAACGGGATTGTCGGACGCAATCAGGATGACGTTCAGGGGATGATTCTCAAGCACAACAATGCGGTGCAGTATTGTTACCAAAGAGAACTGAAAAGGAA
It contains:
- a CDS encoding biopolymer transporter ExbD, which produces MAYRPSFRRSRENESIEPNMTPIMNLMVVLIPLLLSSAQLIKISVIELNLPPAAGAQMDKPKEKQLKLNLAVTITDQGFYISSSSAVMQKKKKGPSIPKVNGEYDYDLLAKTLYSIKKKATGRFKDTNAIVIQAEPKVDYQTLVSTMDATRSIKVDNNRVLLFPEVSISALIL
- a CDS encoding biopolymer transporter ExbD, whose product is MAYIPSRIKRHKTSVEGKLNLTSMMDMFTIILVFLLKTYATEGHLIQPTESLTLPKSTIQTPSETALDLVVSKEMVMLNDKPIVDLKSVKQGKGYIIQSLRDELLFHAQEARKMEVQYGVPFSGKVTIQGDKDMEYKDLVKVMATCGASEYPNMRLVVYQKEG
- a CDS encoding TonB family protein, which gives rise to MQDHKIMDTQDHDPREDDFDDSIVDDVIDSDAMEVPAEFRLGFWDSMDKRFISVLIGSIVFHITFVTYFLLNPLPEEQAMMRVAKIQAQLAKRIYERELELEATRAKLAMNQPQGDKPKPEAKKPKTDKPKTDKPKSDKTAVKKGTKTKKAKSPPRKSRQQRRGSRGKSRQQIANAVSSKGVLALLTSSSTVARGSEVADILTGKNHLQKDLDKAISGLSGLRTGTSGTTKATNVKGGRSQGGGGIDDLVSDLSDTDGGSFERTGDLVSVGESTLVGGGDGNGIVGRNQDDVQGMILKHNNAVQYCYQRELKRNPNIKGKLVVRFRITPQGTVKDVEVISSTLNNRKVERCVSNRIRRWSDFGAIDASYGDTTVRQAYAFGY